The following proteins are encoded in a genomic region of Marasmius oreades isolate 03SP1 chromosome 10, whole genome shotgun sequence:
- a CDS encoding uncharacterized protein (BUSCO:EOG092610QT), translating to MADASTRRLCGQIISTHFGPLTAKVAETLLTRGRLTFPTVVRFSQLKPRTVRTSILTLIQHNCLWHATDDTDEVLEFNTEECLNRLSFGFYAYQAQLLFGDAASEIIQLVLDHGKLRPPDIMSNLVHDSRKGNAVFAQALHTLVSKRYLKPSTTLSHISPRDKRIKYEADERAKLTGLPTPKQLREVKVVAYSRLKREEEEAEKVGLKRKAPDTIPKPKKRKSTSAINKTVDETVVDESVYFRVNYDRFNIHLRNSLIERAARERFNDGAALTIRAALELTLPNQMSLADVRSDPISISNIIQHLNSPENEATLISGLVHSSKRPSPAACIKEYIGMLASADNPTPEGKASAFLTFTLGGGGSSVGGSTSHNHKIQVDFETLTRRLRLRLLEDITLEKHGPPGLRILRLLLSLPGSQPKLDEKQIAKNVMMVAKDVRSFLTALSADGIVSIAEVPKTADRNPTRMFYLWYVDVERALTGVLHGLYKTLYNISARRQAEREDPMVVAVLEKRERSDVKEDEGLLSAMEKDTIRLWEDTEERLGVLEGRIQECVFIVRELGKVGGISDE from the exons ATGGCAGACGCGTCCACCCGTCGTCTCTGTGGCCAAATCATCTCAACTCATTTCGGTCCTCTCACCGCAAAGGTAGCAGAAACCCTATTGACCAGAGGCCGTCTCACATTCCCAACCGTGGTTCGATTCTCTCAACTAAAACCACGAACCGTACGAACCTCTATCCTAACATTAATCCAACACAACTGTCTATGGCACGCTACAGACGACACCGACGAGGTTCTAGAATTCAACACAGAAGAATGTCTGAATCGGTTAAGCTTTGGTTTCTACGCCTATCAAGCTCAACTACTTTTTGGTGATGCG GCTTCTGAGATTATTCAACTCGTACTGGATCATGGTAAACTTCGACCACCCGATATAATGTCCAACTTGGTTCACGATTCACGAAAAG GGAATGCGGTCTTCGCACAAGCGCTACACACCCTTGTCTCCAAACGCTATCTCAAACCTTCCACCACACTTTCACATATCTCGCCACGAGACAAGCGTATCAAGTACGAGGCCGACGAACGCGCGAAGCTCACTGGTCTTCCGACTCCTAAGCAGTTACGCGAAGTCAAAGTGGTGGCATATTCCAGACTAAAacgtgaagaggaggaggcggAGAAAGTTGGCCTG aaaagaaaagcaCCAGACACTATACCCAAACCAAAAAAG CGAAAATCAACATCAGCGATTAACAAGACAGTGGATGAAACGGTAGTCGAT GAATCAGTCTATTTTCGCGTCAACTACGATCGGTTCAACATCCATCTCCGGAACTCT CTAATCGAACGAGCTGCCAGAGAACGCTTCAACGATGGTGCAGCCTTAACGATACGTGCAGCTCTAGAACTTACCCTACCCAACCAAATGAGTTTGGCGGACGTCAGATCAG ATCCAATATCAATCTCCAACATCATCCAACACCTCAACTCACCCGAAAACGAAGCCACGCTCATCTCCGGACTGGTTCATTCTTCAAAACGACCTTCACCCGCAGCGTGTATCAAAGAATACATCGGAATGCTCGCATCAGCTGATAACCCGACACCCGAAGGGAAAGCATCTGCTTTCCTCACTTTCACCTTAGGCGGCGGCGGCAGCAGCGTTGGAGGCAGCACCAGCCACAACCACAAAATCCAAGTCGACTTCGAAACCCTCACCCGCCGACTCCGTCTACGTCTCCTGGAAGACATCACTCTCGAAAAACACGGTCCCCCAGGCCTCCGCATTCTCCGTCTTCTCCTCTCCCTCCCTGGCTCTCAACCGAAACTAGACGAAAAACAGATCGCTAAAAACGTGATGATGGTAGCGAAAGACGTACGGTCTTTCCTTACTGCGCTTTCGGCAGATGGGATAGTGAGTATAGCTGAAGTACCCAAGACGGCAGATCGGAATCCGACGAGGATGTTTTATTTGTGGTATGTGGATGTTGAGAGAGCTTTGACAGGGGTTTTACATGGGTTGTATAAGACGTTGTATAATATTTCGGCGAGGAGGCAGGCAGAGAGGGAGGATCCGATGGTGGTTGCGGTGTTGGAGAAGAGAGAACGAAGTGATGTGAAGGAAGATGAGGGGCTGTTGAGTGCGATGGAGAAGGATACGATCAGGTTGTGGGAAGATACGGAAGAGAGGCTAGGGGTGCTGGAGGGGAGAATTCAGGAATGCGTGTTCATTGTAAGAGAACTGGGGAAAGTAGGAGGTATTTCTGACGAATAA